The following are encoded in a window of Streptomyces griseiscabiei genomic DNA:
- the thrC gene encoding threonine synthase yields MTHQWRGIIEEYRDRLPVSDSTPVVTLREGGTPLVPAQVLSERTGCEVHLKVEGANPTGSFKDRGMTMAITRAKEEGAKAVICASTGNTSASAAAYAVRAGMVSAVLVPRGKIALGKMGQALVHGAKILQVDGNFDDCLTLARELSDNYPVALVNSVNPVRIEGQKTAAFEIVDMLGDAPDVHVLPVGNAGNITAYWKGYKEYAADGIAARTPRMWGFQASGSAPIVRGEVVKDPSTIATAIRIGNPASWNYALAARDESGGFIDEVTDREILRAYRLLAAQEGVFVEPASAASVAGLLKAAEAGKVDPGQTIVCTVTGNGLKDPDWAVAGAPQPVTVPVDAATAAERLGLA; encoded by the coding sequence ATGACCCACCAGTGGCGCGGAATCATCGAGGAGTACCGGGACCGGCTGCCCGTCTCCGACAGCACGCCGGTCGTGACGCTCCGGGAGGGCGGCACGCCCCTCGTGCCCGCGCAGGTGCTCTCCGAGCGCACGGGCTGCGAGGTCCACCTCAAGGTGGAGGGCGCGAACCCCACCGGGTCCTTCAAGGACCGCGGCATGACCATGGCCATCACGCGGGCGAAGGAAGAGGGCGCGAAGGCCGTCATCTGTGCCTCCACGGGCAACACCTCTGCCTCCGCGGCCGCCTACGCCGTCCGCGCGGGCATGGTCTCCGCCGTGCTCGTCCCGCGCGGCAAGATCGCGCTGGGCAAGATGGGCCAGGCCCTGGTGCACGGCGCGAAGATCCTCCAGGTCGACGGCAACTTCGACGACTGCCTCACCCTCGCGCGTGAACTGAGCGACAACTACCCGGTGGCGCTGGTCAATTCGGTGAACCCGGTGCGCATCGAGGGCCAGAAGACCGCCGCGTTCGAGATCGTGGACATGCTCGGCGACGCGCCCGACGTCCACGTCCTGCCGGTGGGCAACGCGGGCAACATCACGGCGTACTGGAAGGGCTACAAGGAGTACGCCGCCGACGGGATCGCGGCCAGGACCCCGCGCATGTGGGGGTTCCAGGCCTCCGGTTCCGCGCCCATCGTGCGCGGCGAGGTCGTCAAGGACCCGTCGACGATCGCCACCGCGATCCGCATCGGCAACCCCGCGTCCTGGAACTACGCGCTGGCCGCGCGGGACGAGTCGGGCGGCTTCATCGACGAGGTGACGGACCGTGAGATCCTGCGCGCCTACCGGCTGTTGGCCGCTCAGGAGGGTGTCTTCGTGGAGCCCGCCTCCGCCGCCTCCGTGGCCGGTCTGCTGAAGGCCGCCGAGGCCGGCAAGGTCGACCCGGGCCAGACCATCGTCTGCACGGTCACCGGCAACGGCCTCAAGGACCCCGACTGGGCCGTCGCGGGCGCCCCGCAGCCCGTCACCGTCCCGGTGGACGCGGCGACGGCCGCCGAGCGTCTCGGGCTCGCGTAA
- the thrB gene encoding homoserine kinase, with protein sequence MAGPAFRAAAVRVRVPATSANLGPGFDALGLSLGLYDDVVVRVADSGLHVDIAGEGSETLPRDEKHLLVRSLRTAFDLLGGQPRGLEIVCANRIPHGRGLGSSSAAICAGIVAARAVTIGGDNRLDDAALLELATEIEGHPDNVAACLLGGFTLSWMEGGAARAIRMDPADSIVPVVFVPGKPVLTETARGLLPRNVPHVDAATNAGRAALLVEALTRRPELLLPATEDRLHQEYRAPAMPESAALVERLRADGVPAVISGAGPTVLALADEASADKVADLAGAGWAANRLDLDARGACVLPLTTNVIETGADSGVE encoded by the coding sequence ATGGCCGGTCCAGCGTTCCGCGCCGCCGCCGTACGGGTGCGCGTCCCCGCCACCAGCGCCAACCTCGGCCCGGGCTTCGACGCTCTGGGCCTGTCGCTGGGGCTCTACGACGACGTGGTCGTCCGGGTGGCCGACTCCGGCCTGCACGTCGACATCGCGGGGGAGGGCAGCGAGACCCTTCCACGCGACGAGAAACACCTCCTCGTACGGTCCCTGCGCACCGCCTTCGACCTGCTGGGCGGACAGCCCCGGGGCCTCGAGATCGTGTGCGCCAACCGCATTCCGCACGGCCGCGGCCTCGGCTCCTCCTCCGCCGCCATCTGCGCCGGCATCGTCGCCGCCCGCGCCGTGACCATAGGCGGCGACAACCGGCTCGACGACGCCGCGCTGCTCGAACTGGCCACGGAGATCGAGGGCCACCCCGACAACGTCGCGGCCTGTCTCCTCGGCGGCTTCACGCTCTCCTGGATGGAGGGCGGCGCCGCGCGGGCGATCAGGATGGATCCCGCGGATTCCATCGTTCCGGTGGTTTTCGTGCCCGGGAAGCCGGTTCTCACGGAGACGGCGCGCGGACTGCTCCCGCGCAACGTCCCGCACGTCGACGCTGCGACCAACGCGGGCCGGGCGGCCCTTCTCGTGGAAGCCCTGACCAGGCGCCCCGAACTGCTGCTGCCCGCCACCGAGGACCGGCTGCACCAGGAGTACCGCGCGCCCGCCATGCCGGAGAGCGCGGCCCTGGTGGAGCGGCTGCGCGCCGACGGCGTACCGGCCGTCATCTCCGGCGCCGGACCCACCGTCCTGGCCCTGGCCGACGAGGCCAGCGCCGACAAGGTGGCCGATCTCGCGGGTGCGGGATGGGCCGCCAACCGGCTGGATCTCGACGCCCGAGGGGCGTGCGTCCTGCCGCTGACCACGAACGTCATCGAGACCGGCGCCGACAGCGGCGTCGAGTAG